One segment of Macrotis lagotis isolate mMagLag1 chromosome 1, bilby.v1.9.chrom.fasta, whole genome shotgun sequence DNA contains the following:
- the GPR3 gene encoding G-protein coupled receptor 3, with protein MQGGGGPPDWPAPGNESGVEAPGGAGPASPLPLPTAWDVALCISGTLVFCENAVVVAIIVGTPAFRAPMFLLIGSLASADLLAGLGLILHFASKYCIGSPVLSLVLVGVLVTAFTASIYSLLAITVDRYLSLYNALTYYSETTVTRTYAMLVLVWGAALGLGLLPVLAWNCLDEPASCGVVSPLTKNHLVVLAVVFFMVFGVMLQLYAQICRIVCRHAQQIALQRHLLPASHYVATRKGIATLAVVLGAFAACWLPLAVYCLLGDSHSPLLYTYLTLLPATSNSLFNPAIYAFRNHDIQKVLWAVCCCCSSSKSPFRSRSPSDV; from the coding sequence ATGCAGGGGGGAGGAGGCCCCCCGGACTGGCCGGCCCCCGGGAACGAGAGCGGCGTGGAGGCCCCCGGGGGCGCCGGCCCGGCCTCCCCTCTGCCCCTCCCCACGGCCTGGGACGTGGCGCTGTGCATCTCCGGGACCCTGGTGTTCTGCGAGAACGCCGTGGTGGTGGCCATCATCGTGGGCACCCCGGCCTTCCGGGCCCCCATGTTCCTGCTCATCGGGAGCCTGGCCTCCGCGGACCTGCTGGCCGGCCTGGGCCTCATCCTGCACTTCGCCTCCAAGTACTGCATCGGCTCCCCGGTCCTGAGCCTGGTCCTGGTGGGCGTCCTGGTCACGGCCTTCACGGCCAGCATCTACAGCCTGTTGGCCATCACCGTGGACCGCTACCTGTCCCTCTACAACGCGCTCACCTACTACTCGGAGACCACGGTGACGAGGACCTATGCCATGCTGGTGCTGGTGTGGGGGGCGGCCCTGGGCCTGGGCCTGCTGCCCGTGCTGGCCTGGAACTGCCTGGACGAGCCGGCCTCCTGTGGCGTGGTGAGCCCCCTGACCAAGAACCACCTGGTGGTCCTGGCCGTGGTCTTCTTCATGGTGTTCGGGGTGATGTTACAGCTGTACGCCCAGATCTGCCGGATCGTCTGCCGCCACGCCCAGCAGATCGCCCTCCAACGGCACCTGCTGCCCGCCTCCCACTACGTGGCCACCCGCAAGGGCATCGCCACCCTCGCCGTGGTCCTGGGGGCCTTTGCCGCCTGCTGGCTCCCCTTGGCCGTCTACTGCCTGCTGGGTGACTCCCACTCGCCCCTGCTCTACACCTATCTCACCTTGCTCCCGGCCACCTCCAACTCTCTCTTCAACCCGGCCATCTACGCCTTCCGAAATCACGACATCCAGAAAGTCCTGTGGGCcgtctgctgctgctgctcctcctccAAGTCCCCCTTCCGCTCCCGCTCCCCCAGTGACGTCTAG